The stretch of DNA ACTATTGAGGCGTAAGTTTCTCTCAAAAACTTTCTGCATAATAATGCGACGCGATGCGGTGTTTTGtgatttattgtttttatgttgGGTAAACTTTACTATCATTTACTGCTGATCAATAGTGCTGAGATGAAAATGTGTCAAAATACTGCTGACAGCTTTTGCCTGTCCAGCCCTGGAACTAGTTCAGTCATCTTGACTTTGCACACGATCTGGTCACACTAATTTTAAGCGTGCAGTTTTATGTGTCAATTATAAAAAAGTCAGATTAAAATAGATTAATATATAAGCAATGAGTTTATCCAATTTCACTAAACCACAAGTCTGCCAATCAACAGTAAGTAATATCCAATATTGTGCCTATTTGGGTCTATACTAATTCTATATTTTAGTCCCTCTTGGTTGAAGGTTGCCGTCTGCCAGTACGTTTGGAAAAGCAGTCGGATAATTGGAAACTTGCGGAAATAATTTGTGTCCGCAAACAAGATGAAAAAGTGCAATTCTATGTGCATTATGTGGATTGTAAGTATATAACTTTAGAATGCAGCGTCAGTTATTGAGAATCCCCTTATATAGTTAACAAGCGATTGGACGAATGGGTCGATGAGGAAGACTTTGATCTTACACAAGTGCAATTTCGCAAAATTGATTCCGATATGAAGCGTAACACCACGGCCATTGTCGATGTGGAAATGTGCGATGCCGCTAGCTCATcaagaattcaaaatattaataatgaTGACGTCACCGagaacataaaaaatattgcaCTTATTGAACTCGGTCGCAATCGCATTGAGCCCTGGTATTTCTCTCCATATCCAATAGAAATGACCACTTTGCCGTGCATTTACCTTTGTGAATTCTGTCTCAAGTATGTGGCCAGTGAAAAGTGTCTGGCCCGTCATTTGATCAAATGTAATCTTCGTCATCCACCGGGCAATGAAATCTATCGCAAGGATTCGATATCTTTTTTCGAAATTGATGGACGCAAGAACAAAATCTATGCCCAAAATCTTTGCTTGCTAGCTAAACTCTTTCTTGATCATAAGACACTCTTCCATGATGTGGatccatttttgttttatatcaTGACTGAATTCGATGCACGAGGCTTTCACATTGTTGGCTACTTCTCCAAGGAAAAGGAAAGTGCCGATAATTATAATTTGGCCTGTATTCTTGTTTTACCGCCCTATCAACGTAGCGGTTATGGCAAGGTGCTTATTGAATTCAGTTACATCCTATCGCAATTTGAGCACAAGATTGGTGCACCAGAGAAGCCCCTCTCGGATTTGGGTTTATTATCGTATCGTTCCTATTGGTCGCAAGCTATACTTGAGGTATTGCTAAGCCAGGTGCCTGTTGAGAATGAGGAAAGACCAAGCATCAGTGTCAAGTAAGTTGACCCCATTACAAATGTTAGGCATTACTCAATCTTAAAATTGTCTCACTTTA from Drosophila willistoni isolate 14030-0811.24 chromosome 2R unlocalized genomic scaffold, UCI_dwil_1.1 Seg200, whole genome shotgun sequence encodes:
- the LOC6641674 gene encoding histone acetyltransferase Tip60, coding for MSLSNFTKPQVCQSTSLLVEGCRLPVRLEKQSDNWKLAEIICVRKQDEKVQFYVHYVDFNKRLDEWVDEEDFDLTQVQFRKIDSDMKRNTTAIVDVEMCDAASSSRIQNINNDDVTENIKNIALIELGRNRIEPWYFSPYPIEMTTLPCIYLCEFCLKYVASEKCLARHLIKCNLRHPPGNEIYRKDSISFFEIDGRKNKIYAQNLCLLAKLFLDHKTLFHDVDPFLFYIMTEFDARGFHIVGYFSKEKESADNYNLACILVLPPYQRSGYGKVLIEFSYILSQFEHKIGAPEKPLSDLGLLSYRSYWSQAILEVLLSQVPVENEERPSISVKEISECTSIRKEDVISTLHLSNIIKYYRGQYIACITPEIIEQHKRSLEKRSVRIDINYLRYEPKEWVKRHK